In Archangium violaceum, the following are encoded in one genomic region:
- a CDS encoding sensor histidine kinase produces MQAAHAPRTSVLLVDDQPSDLIALERHLRPFELHIVKARSGEEALDLLEDADFALVLMDVKMPGLDGLETARLLRKHAPERRHVPLIFLTGASREEVSVAHGYSTGAVDWLRKPVEPETLRAKVRVFVDLHRERESLRRQQAELHEREREMLEASRRRAEEALRESQRTLSTLMDNLPGMAFRCHPDRTFALVSEGCLGLTGYTAAEFVSGARRWTDLLHPEDVGRVEQAAEEAFAAGRQLTVMYRIQTREGGVKWVWDRSVGIYHPDGALRFIEGFAADISDRKAAEMERERLVTELREAVRLREEFLSVASHELRTPLTPLALRLQLLQQALEEKCPDAEPLHRHVEAARGQVRRLTSLTDSLLDATRISSGRLTLRLEEDVDLAALVRDVATDFETQAARVDCPLVVEAAGRILGRWDVLRLEQVVTNLLSNALKFGAGRAVHLRVVERDGWARLTVRDEGIGMDEGVRARVFGRFERGVSDRHYGGLGLGLYISREVVEALGGRIHVESEPGRGATFTVELPCRPPLQ; encoded by the coding sequence GAAGGCCCGCTCCGGCGAGGAGGCGCTCGACCTGCTCGAGGACGCGGACTTCGCGCTGGTGCTCATGGACGTGAAGATGCCGGGCCTGGATGGGCTCGAGACGGCGCGGCTGCTGAGGAAGCACGCGCCGGAGCGGAGGCACGTGCCGCTCATCTTCCTCACGGGCGCCTCGCGCGAGGAGGTCTCCGTCGCGCACGGGTATTCGACGGGAGCGGTGGACTGGCTGCGCAAGCCGGTGGAGCCGGAGACGCTGCGCGCCAAGGTGCGCGTCTTCGTGGACCTGCACCGCGAGCGCGAGTCGCTGCGGCGCCAGCAGGCCGAGCTGCACGAGCGGGAGCGGGAGATGCTCGAGGCATCGCGACGGCGGGCCGAGGAAGCGCTGCGCGAGAGCCAGCGCACCCTGTCGACGCTGATGGACAACCTGCCCGGCATGGCCTTCCGCTGCCATCCGGACCGGACGTTCGCGCTCGTGAGCGAGGGGTGCCTGGGGCTCACCGGGTATACCGCCGCCGAGTTCGTCTCGGGCGCCCGCCGTTGGACGGACCTGCTGCACCCGGAGGACGTGGGCCGGGTGGAGCAGGCGGCGGAGGAAGCCTTCGCGGCCGGGCGGCAGCTGACGGTGATGTACCGCATCCAGACGCGGGAAGGCGGCGTGAAGTGGGTCTGGGACCGCTCGGTGGGCATCTACCATCCGGATGGGGCCCTGCGCTTCATCGAGGGCTTCGCCGCGGACATCTCGGACCGCAAGGCGGCGGAGATGGAGCGCGAGCGGCTGGTGACGGAGCTGCGCGAGGCCGTGCGCCTGCGCGAGGAGTTCCTGTCCGTGGCCAGCCACGAGCTGAGGACGCCCCTCACGCCGCTGGCGCTGCGGCTGCAACTGCTGCAACAGGCGTTGGAGGAGAAGTGCCCGGACGCGGAGCCCCTGCACAGGCACGTGGAGGCGGCGCGCGGGCAGGTGCGGCGGCTGACCTCCCTGACGGACAGCCTGTTGGACGCCACGCGCATCTCCAGCGGACGGCTCACGCTGCGCCTCGAGGAGGACGTGGACCTGGCGGCGCTGGTGCGTGACGTGGCCACCGACTTCGAGACGCAGGCGGCGCGCGTGGACTGCCCGTTGGTGGTGGAGGCCGCGGGCCGGATCCTGGGCCGCTGGGACGTACTGAGACTGGAGCAGGTGGTGACGAACCTGCTGTCCAACGCGCTCAAGTTCGGGGCGGGCCGGGCGGTGCACCTGCGCGTGGTGGAGCGGGACGGGTGGGCGCGGCTGACGGTGCGCGACGAGGGCATCGGCATGGACGAGGGCGTGCGCGCGCGTGTCTTCGGCCGCTTCGAGCGGGGCGTGTCGGATCGACACTACGGCGGCCTGGGACTGGGGCTCTACATCTCCCGGGAGGTGGTGGAGGCGCTGGGAGGCCGCATCCACGTGGAGAGCGAGCCGGGACGAGGCGCCACCTTCACCGTCGAGCTGCCGTGCAGGCCGCCGCTGCAGTAG
- a CDS encoding type 2 lanthipeptide synthetase LanM family protein, with product MAESPESGWLVRPVVALIQPFLGKLTERFGQLKGLGEAEHALLLEAARTRLRNGAQVRLNRVFLLELHAASLTGKLDATEETQRWEQFIALACTEDFSEHLRRRYPTLHERLATFCQLQMDAVLMLVERFIADRELLGTLPGQPGGELRAISLGAGDSHRGGHTVARLDFERGSVMYKPRDVQVDLALEAFLERVLADRPPQERIRVPKVLAREGYGWAEFVEHRYCEGEAEFIRFYQNLGHWLAVMRLVGGTDLHSENLVAQGPVPVVVDVESLFDQDTPASPSGLGQAVDIAAETIRTTVLRTGLLPLRAKGLALGGVDISAAGALPGQQPKIPTPTIIGGGTDSARLGMTELELPPTKNHPSPKPVLYQYWEQIVLGFRELTARFRELDAGGDITGLLRHFSGCEVRRILRPTQAYMEIGRMLWHPASLHDAPKARLRAQDVLLRNAEVLPGAPTDPTVIDREIDDLLAGDVPVFTVRVDDALLEKSVAGWRSADLALEEMTIQGALVSAYLNDRVLPPRTQEALKQPRGERLDARRRTLAAAMVRRMLEASIRGADGTLTWISPVLTDLGWVIRPLTADVYSGQGGVAFALAEYLHEMRQGRVDEVAGLAEAVRGTLEVLRATEDKAPTPHIGAFLGVASQVWTWSSLHDLMGEPWMLERARLRAEVLEKRLEEEDRLLEVLGGAAGVIVPMLNLSEQTGETRWLELAARAGRKLEGGAMRDGVGARWATSMFPEAIGGFAHGATGIGWALARLGLSAAGTEAERQRWRELADQAFAFEESLYRADRGVWVDVRRGSAVEYVNAWCHGSMGIGLAAFDLHARTGEARYLDVARRARAAGLREGFGWSHTLCHGDLGLWELLETARSLDPDDSGPDREWMDTQLLSGLEERGPVGGQAREAFSPGLMPGLGGVIHLLLRMHPEQSLTTPLLLGRYGQSLRQVRAARER from the coding sequence ATGGCTGAGAGTCCCGAGTCGGGATGGCTCGTGCGCCCGGTCGTCGCGCTGATTCAACCGTTCCTGGGGAAGCTCACCGAGCGATTCGGCCAGTTGAAAGGCCTGGGTGAAGCCGAGCACGCCCTGCTGCTCGAGGCCGCCCGGACGCGCCTGCGCAATGGCGCCCAGGTGAGGCTCAACCGGGTGTTCCTGTTGGAGCTGCACGCCGCCTCCCTGACGGGGAAGCTCGACGCCACGGAGGAGACCCAGCGCTGGGAGCAGTTCATCGCCCTGGCCTGCACGGAGGACTTCAGCGAGCACCTGCGCCGCCGCTACCCCACGCTGCACGAGCGGCTCGCCACCTTCTGCCAGCTCCAGATGGACGCGGTGCTCATGCTGGTGGAGCGCTTCATCGCGGACCGGGAGCTGCTGGGCACACTGCCGGGCCAGCCCGGGGGCGAGCTGCGCGCCATCTCCCTGGGCGCCGGGGATTCGCACCGTGGCGGCCACACCGTGGCACGGCTGGATTTCGAGCGGGGCTCGGTGATGTACAAGCCGAGGGACGTCCAGGTGGACCTCGCCCTGGAGGCGTTCCTGGAGCGCGTGCTGGCGGACCGTCCGCCCCAGGAGCGCATCCGCGTGCCCAAGGTGCTCGCGCGCGAGGGCTACGGCTGGGCGGAGTTCGTCGAGCACCGCTACTGCGAGGGCGAGGCCGAGTTCATCCGCTTCTACCAGAACCTCGGCCACTGGCTGGCGGTGATGCGGCTGGTGGGTGGCACCGACCTGCACTCGGAGAACCTCGTCGCGCAGGGGCCGGTGCCCGTGGTGGTGGACGTGGAGAGCCTGTTCGATCAGGACACACCGGCGAGCCCCTCCGGCCTGGGCCAGGCGGTGGACATCGCCGCGGAGACCATCCGCACCACCGTGCTGCGCACGGGCCTGCTGCCGCTGCGCGCCAAGGGGCTCGCACTGGGCGGCGTGGACATCTCGGCGGCGGGCGCGCTGCCGGGACAGCAGCCGAAGATTCCCACGCCCACCATCATCGGGGGCGGCACGGACTCGGCGCGGCTGGGAATGACCGAGCTGGAGCTGCCTCCCACGAAGAACCATCCCAGCCCCAAGCCGGTTCTCTACCAGTATTGGGAGCAGATCGTCCTCGGCTTCAGGGAGCTCACCGCGCGCTTCCGGGAGCTGGACGCCGGGGGGGACATCACCGGGCTGCTGCGGCACTTCTCCGGCTGCGAGGTGCGGCGCATCCTCCGGCCGACCCAGGCGTACATGGAGATCGGCCGGATGCTGTGGCATCCCGCGTCGCTGCATGACGCCCCCAAGGCACGCCTGCGCGCCCAGGACGTGCTGCTGCGCAACGCAGAGGTGTTGCCGGGCGCACCGACCGACCCCACCGTCATCGACCGGGAGATCGACGATCTGCTCGCGGGCGATGTGCCCGTCTTCACCGTCCGGGTGGATGACGCGCTCCTCGAGAAGAGCGTCGCCGGCTGGCGCTCGGCGGACCTCGCCCTGGAGGAGATGACCATCCAGGGGGCGCTCGTCAGCGCCTATCTCAACGACCGCGTGCTGCCGCCCCGCACGCAGGAGGCCCTCAAGCAGCCACGCGGGGAGCGGTTGGACGCCCGCCGCAGGACGCTGGCCGCCGCCATGGTGCGGCGGATGCTCGAGGCGTCCATCCGGGGCGCGGATGGCACCCTCACGTGGATCAGTCCGGTGCTCACGGATCTGGGCTGGGTCATCCGCCCGCTGACGGCCGACGTGTATAGCGGACAGGGAGGAGTGGCGTTCGCGCTCGCCGAGTACCTGCACGAGATGCGACAGGGCCGGGTCGATGAGGTGGCGGGCCTGGCGGAGGCGGTGAGGGGAACGCTGGAGGTGCTCCGGGCGACCGAGGACAAGGCCCCCACCCCGCACATCGGCGCCTTCCTGGGCGTGGCGTCGCAGGTGTGGACCTGGAGCTCGCTGCACGACCTGATGGGCGAGCCGTGGATGTTGGAGCGCGCCCGTCTCCGCGCCGAGGTGCTCGAGAAGCGGCTGGAGGAGGAGGACCGGCTGCTGGAGGTGCTCGGAGGAGCGGCCGGTGTCATCGTGCCGATGCTCAACCTGTCCGAGCAGACCGGGGAGACGCGGTGGCTGGAGCTGGCCGCGAGGGCGGGCCGGAAGTTGGAGGGTGGCGCGATGCGCGACGGGGTGGGAGCCCGGTGGGCCACCTCGATGTTCCCCGAGGCGATTGGAGGCTTCGCCCACGGCGCGACGGGGATCGGCTGGGCCCTGGCGCGGCTGGGGCTCAGCGCGGCCGGGACGGAGGCGGAGCGCCAGCGGTGGCGCGAGCTGGCCGACCAGGCCTTCGCCTTCGAGGAGTCGCTGTACCGTGCCGACAGGGGCGTCTGGGTGGACGTGCGGCGTGGCAGCGCCGTCGAGTACGTCAACGCGTGGTGCCACGGCAGCATGGGCATCGGGCTGGCGGCGTTCGACCTCCATGCGCGCACCGGCGAGGCGCGGTACCTGGACGTGGCCCGGCGGGCGCGCGCCGCGGGGCTGCGCGAGGGCTTCGGCTGGAGCCACACGCTCTGCCACGGGGACCTGGGGTTGTGGGAGTTGCTGGAAACCGCGCGGAGCCTCGACCCGGACGACAGCGGACCCGACCGGGAGTGGATGGACACGCAGCTGCTGTCCGGTCTGGAGGAGCGGGGGCCGGTGGGAGGACAGGCCCGGGAGGCCTTCTCTCCGGGGTTGATGCCGGGACTCGGGGGTGTCATCCACCTGCTGCTGCGGATGCACCCCGAGCAGTCCCTGACCACGCCGCTGCTGCTCGGCAGGTACGGGCAATCGCTCCGGCAGGTGCGCGCCGCGCGCGAGCGGTAG
- a CDS encoding DUF6229 family protein has translation MKMTDARVEEILSGWLSGSETSLGMLNPAGPLYVGGAATENALTDASDALVTRCSSCSGSAGSYCC, from the coding sequence ATGAAGATGACTGATGCCCGTGTCGAGGAGATTCTGTCGGGTTGGCTGTCGGGTTCCGAGACGTCGCTCGGGATGCTCAACCCCGCGGGCCCGCTGTACGTGGGCGGTGCGGCCACCGAGAACGCGCTGACGGACGCATCTGACGCGCTGGTCACCCGGTGCAGCTCGTGCAGCGGCTCGGCCGGCAGCTACTGCTGTTGA
- a CDS encoding SRPBCC family protein has product MTQTGIGVGVARTEVEVTVGAPRERVWRALVEETGRWWPREFYVGREPKGFIIEARPGGRVYEDWGNEAGALWYTVLVVEPPGVLELAGHLTPAFGGPATTTARLTLKDEGERTVVRVEDAIFGRVDEHTVPRLREGWRALLGSGGLKSYVETPP; this is encoded by the coding sequence ATGACGCAGACGGGGATCGGAGTGGGCGTGGCGAGGACGGAGGTGGAGGTGACGGTGGGAGCGCCGAGGGAGCGGGTGTGGAGGGCGCTGGTGGAGGAGACGGGCCGGTGGTGGCCCCGGGAGTTCTACGTAGGCCGTGAGCCGAAGGGCTTCATCATCGAAGCGCGCCCGGGAGGGCGGGTGTACGAGGACTGGGGCAACGAGGCGGGAGCGCTCTGGTACACGGTGCTGGTGGTGGAGCCGCCGGGGGTGTTGGAGCTGGCGGGGCACCTGACACCGGCATTCGGAGGCCCGGCCACGACGACGGCGCGCCTGACATTGAAGGACGAGGGAGAGCGGACGGTGGTGCGGGTGGAGGACGCGATTTTCGGCCGGGTGGACGAGCACACGGTACCGAGGCTGAGAGAAGGCTGGCGAGCGCTGCTCGGAAGCGGAGGTCTCAAATCCTACGTGGAGACCCCTCCGTGA